In Arvicanthis niloticus isolate mArvNil1 chromosome 10, mArvNil1.pat.X, whole genome shotgun sequence, a single genomic region encodes these proteins:
- the LOC117716383 gene encoding 10 kDa heat shock protein, mitochondrial-like has product MEKLNATLAVSFTGSYDEGAGQAFRKFLLLFDRVLLERRAAKTVGHPKVGLHFQKVSKKSIVSNSVVGSGTTGKCGEIQAVSVKAGDEVLLPEHGGTKGVLDDKDHFLFRDGNALGKSVD; this is encoded by the exons ATGGAGAAGCTCAATGCCACGTTAGCTGTCAGCTTCACTGGTTCTTACGATGAAGGAG CTGGACAAGCTTTTAGAAAGTTTCTTCTACTCTTTGACAGAGTATTGCTTGAAAGGAGGGCAGCCAAAACTGTGGGACACCCAAAGGTGGGGTTACACTTCCAGAAAGTCTCCAAGAAAAGTATAGTAAGCAACAGTGTTGTGGGATCAGGCACAACAGGAAAGTGTGGGGAGATTCAAGCAGTCAGCGTGAAGGCTGGGGATGAAGTTCTTCTCCCAGAACATGGAGGCACCAAAGGAGTTTTAGATGACAAGGATCATTTCTTATTTAGAGATGGTAACGCTCTTGGAAAGTCTGTGGACTGA